TGATTAACATTTCATTAATATCTTCATCTTCAATTTGTTCatgaaaaacattaatttctCTCTCCAATTCCtacattaataaaacatttttttttttattattataaaatagcattattttaatgcataactgtaggtacatactctaacagaattattatttgtagaatTTAAAACAGACATTCCTTCATTTGTAGTTGGCATATTTAGTTGAAGTGTGAAAATAGGATTACTCTTTGGGTAATCACATTTAATTACCATTACCACAGTCAGTGTTGCTGAAaagacaaattatataataaataataactgttatactgtaatctattaaaaaattatttaaccaaTATTCCATacctgttttataatttattacacgtttaaataataaatcattttctgTCACTGTTCCAAATTCAACATGTGGTTTACAATATTCgagtttaataaaattttccCATGCCATTGTATTCCATGGGGATAAAACTGAAGTTAAATTAACTCCATTTACACTGAACCTTCGTTCTAAGTCtgaaataacaacaataatataattattataattaataggggaattaaaatgtcattaattaattaccacTACAGTCTAGCTGAGTAATCAATGAAAGTCGAGTTTTAAGGCGATTATTAATTGCCTTTAATACTTGAGCAATATGATttcttgaaattaaaaaatcaggTACACTAGGATTTAAGAAATCCAAGCCACATATACTTTGAGCCCAAATGTAAGGTTTTCCTACCTCCATAGTGTTGAATTCAGTTTTTTCCTATATCATCAATCaaacattacatattttatgattaattatcaCTTAAATCATACTAACTTCTTCTAATTGATGGAAGTTGACTATATGAGGACTTTCTTTGCCATTATCCCCGGAGAACAATGCATCAAGTATAGAACTTGGTGAAAGCAATTCTCTAGAGTAGGATGAAGAAAATCCAGACCAAGATGAAGTAACAGTAacagtaattaaatttaaattaaccaaataaaaaaattccattaCAAACTGAGTATTGTTTTTTAAGCTTAATGTTAATTTAACCGATAGAGGATGTTTTGAAAGTAAACTTTTTTGTTGTACAGACTTTGTATCTGTTCGTGATTTCTTATGATGACGTTTTTTTGGTTTAGGCACATCTACTtcctgtaaaatgtatttaattagaattagttaaaatattactgtaaataaaaagtgataaaaattattgtaaattatagaataaagaTCATCGTATTTTTCagctaaattataaatactaaattgctACCCAAGCTGGGTGTGATAGAAATGACTCAAACCCATTTTGCCGAAAAATTTTTGGCTGATATTAAATAGACAGAAATGGCTGACATTAAATTGaattgattttgtattaaaaattttaattaatacctatatttgaaaaaaattaaaaatatattatactcagtagCGTATAAAGGGCGTGAcgtcaatttttaattgattcaaATTACACTTATTGttctttattgttaaatattttactatctaaGTAAAAGTTTTGAGAGAGTgggggattttccaattttcccctcCTATTTAgttttatcgttttatttttttagatccCCCCCCCCTTTCAGATATCATGACTACGGCACTGATTACACTaggacaaattttaaataatacatttttatttatgtgacACTTTAAGAAAAAGTTGCTATTTCTAATCCAATAATACAttcacttatttatatttacttaataataaattaattccaaaaaaatatgtaaataatgctaaatattttattattcattaaaaatgaaaaaaatatcaatatagaaaagttaaattatatatgaatattttagaaataataatcatacaataCATATCTGTATTTATTGactcataaaattattacaaaaagttgtattaattttatttatacattatttacctCATCAGAGTTAGTATCAACAACATTATTCTTATTAGAATCAAATCTTCTAGCTTCTTCTTCATCACCATTAATTGAAACAGTGAATTTCGATTCtaaaagaaataaatgtattattattcattaatgcaTTTATTGTCAATTAACTTAGcacatattagtatttattctTTACAAAGTATAACTTACTGCAAGCTACCCTATATGCATCTGTTtgtatgtatagataatataagggCTTGGGCAATAAATTCACAATATCTGCATATGATCTTGCTTGACAAGGAGCTAATCCAAAACTTTGTTGTAAAGGTTGAGCAGcctaataatgaataaaaattatataatttattgatttaacttttaaagatacacacacatttataatttttataaataaaatatattttattcgggaattaaaatattattttgttacataaCAAAATGTTACAGAATgttaaatgaatacaatttttttttaatgtataatttgga
This portion of the Acyrthosiphon pisum isolate AL4f chromosome A1, pea_aphid_22Mar2018_4r6ur, whole genome shotgun sequence genome encodes:
- the LOC100160295 gene encoding THO complex subunit 5 homolog: MSEKPSQSKPIIVRNKESEVDIYTAVAKYEEKQTSNRDENNDSAIYFNTLHKWQDIMKWNYELKNKENSPKEKLEEYKNDVIHLFLILKKLNRLDKIRSKQKKDLLNKKKQEIDSKHLQQENLLNELFYLKKEISKCLQYKSSDSDIDLVPLETFCLESPDSADYIDKLKSGLINEHDLHIKRLQWEFEQRQTQQQQCDEVEKNKETILSEIQEESRILQSILPMLKDIRTAAQPLQQSFGLAPCQARSYADIVNLLPKPLYYLYIQTDAYRVACKSKFTVSINGDEEEARRFDSNKNNVVDTNSDEEVDVPKPKKRHHKKSRTDTKSVQQKSLLSKHPLSVKLTLSLKNNTQFVMEFFYLVNLNLITVTVTSSWSGFSSSYSRELLSPSSILDALFSGDNGKESPHIVNFHQLEEEKTEFNTMEVGKPYIWAQSICGLDFLNPSVPDFLISRNHIAQVLKAINNRLKTRLSLITQLDCSDLERRFSVNGVNLTSVLSPWNTMAWENFIKLEYCKPHVEFGTVTENDLLFKRVINYKTATLTVVMVIKCDYPKSNPIFTLQLNMPTTNEGMSVLNSTNNNSVRELEREINVFHEQIEDEDINEMLINIIGRLVVCFEVMMETWGHSDFPKTKTILYNIRGRARNHPFKAVKHHSGIIFEHR